Proteins from a single region of Mumia flava:
- a CDS encoding FtsK/SpoIIIE family DNA translocase — MASRTSSPPRSASKRSSRSSGGQARSQSRSRSSKRQPAPPPLPAGPGPVVRGLRAVGVAIAAVWMGIARTIGAILRSIGGAARDLEPEHRRDGVGLGLIGAGVVVIAAVWWQVESPVTDGVREAVIASVGLLGWSVPLALFVIAWRTMRHPDENGPVGRQVIGWTSLAGGVLGIVSISHGIPKPSDEGGAAVREAGGAIGYFVSQLLDDLFRTPYVTVPLLVLLAFFGLLVITGTPVYRIPDRLRAGRDLLLGRRHDDEAELDPEGADGSKASRRKRRKDGGTAPDGTDKPYDTALVDGPDEPTVVTGGGADDDTSEVPVTAAGVTAASSTGKDSDDHPGEMPPMTPLPARAEQLALSGDVVYTLPPNEMLREGTPHKARTSASDSVVTRLTGVLEEFKVDAEVTGYTRGPTVTRYEIELGQGVKVEKITALAKNISYAVASNEVRILSPIPGKSAIGIEIPNTDKETVSLGDVLRSGKARGDHHPMVVGLGKDVEGGFVVANMAKMPHLLVAGATGSGKSSFINSMISSILMRATPDEVRMILVDPKRVELTAYEGIPHLITQIITNPKKAAEALQWVVREMDLRYDDLANFGFRHIDDFNKAVRAGSVTVPPGSERELAPYPYLLVVVDELADLMMVAPRDVEDAIVRITQLARAAGIHLVLATQRPSVDVVTGLIKANVPSRLAFATSSLADSRVILDQPGAEKLVGGGDGLFLPMGANKSLRMQGAWITENEIHDVVAHCKDQLKPIYRDDVTAPQTQKRELDDEIGDDLDLVLQAVELVVNTQFGSTSMLQRKLRVGFAKAGRLMDILESRGVVGPSEGSKARDVLIKPDDLDEVLATLRGE, encoded by the coding sequence ATGGCGAGCCGTACGTCTTCCCCGCCGCGGTCGGCCTCCAAGAGGTCGTCGCGGTCGTCCGGTGGCCAGGCCCGGTCGCAGTCGCGGAGCCGGTCGAGCAAGCGTCAGCCTGCTCCACCGCCGCTGCCCGCCGGTCCTGGTCCGGTCGTCCGCGGCCTGCGCGCGGTCGGCGTCGCGATCGCCGCGGTCTGGATGGGGATCGCCCGCACGATCGGCGCGATCCTGCGCAGCATCGGTGGTGCCGCCCGCGATCTCGAGCCCGAGCACCGTCGTGACGGGGTCGGTCTCGGGCTGATCGGCGCCGGTGTCGTCGTCATCGCCGCCGTGTGGTGGCAGGTCGAGAGTCCGGTGACCGACGGGGTTCGCGAGGCCGTGATCGCGAGCGTCGGGCTGCTCGGCTGGTCGGTCCCGCTCGCACTGTTCGTGATCGCCTGGCGGACGATGCGGCACCCCGACGAGAACGGCCCGGTCGGGCGGCAGGTGATCGGCTGGACGTCGCTCGCCGGTGGGGTGCTCGGGATCGTGTCCATCTCGCACGGGATCCCGAAGCCCTCCGACGAGGGGGGTGCGGCGGTCCGCGAGGCCGGTGGCGCGATCGGCTACTTCGTCTCCCAGCTCCTCGACGACCTGTTCCGCACCCCGTACGTGACGGTGCCGCTGCTCGTCCTGCTCGCGTTCTTCGGGCTGCTCGTGATCACGGGGACGCCGGTCTACCGCATCCCCGACCGCCTGCGGGCCGGGCGCGACCTGCTGCTCGGGCGCCGCCACGACGACGAGGCCGAGCTCGACCCCGAGGGCGCGGACGGGTCCAAGGCGTCGCGTCGCAAGCGCCGCAAGGACGGCGGGACCGCTCCCGACGGCACCGACAAGCCGTACGACACCGCGCTCGTCGACGGGCCGGACGAGCCGACCGTCGTCACCGGCGGCGGTGCCGACGACGACACGAGCGAGGTCCCGGTCACCGCCGCGGGCGTGACGGCGGCCAGCTCCACCGGCAAGGACTCCGACGACCACCCGGGCGAGATGCCGCCGATGACGCCGCTGCCCGCGCGCGCCGAGCAGCTCGCGCTGTCCGGGGACGTCGTCTACACCCTCCCCCCGAACGAGATGCTCCGCGAGGGCACCCCGCACAAGGCGCGCACGTCGGCGTCCGACAGCGTCGTGACGAGGCTCACCGGTGTGCTGGAGGAGTTCAAGGTCGACGCCGAGGTCACCGGCTACACCCGCGGTCCCACGGTCACGCGGTACGAGATCGAGCTCGGCCAGGGTGTGAAGGTCGAGAAGATCACCGCGCTCGCGAAGAACATCTCCTACGCCGTGGCGTCCAACGAGGTCCGGATCCTCTCGCCGATCCCCGGCAAGTCCGCGATCGGCATCGAGATCCCGAACACCGACAAGGAGACCGTCTCCCTCGGCGACGTGCTGCGCTCCGGCAAGGCACGCGGCGACCACCACCCGATGGTGGTCGGGCTCGGCAAGGACGTCGAGGGCGGTTTCGTGGTCGCCAACATGGCGAAGATGCCGCACCTGCTCGTCGCCGGCGCCACCGGCTCGGGCAAGTCGAGCTTCATCAACTCGATGATCTCGTCGATCCTGATGCGGGCCACGCCGGACGAGGTCCGGATGATCCTCGTCGACCCCAAGCGCGTCGAGCTGACGGCGTACGAGGGGATCCCGCACCTCATCACGCAGATCATCACGAACCCGAAGAAGGCTGCCGAGGCACTCCAGTGGGTCGTGCGCGAGATGGACCTGCGCTACGACGACCTCGCGAACTTCGGCTTCCGGCACATCGACGACTTCAACAAGGCCGTACGGGCCGGGTCGGTGACGGTGCCGCCCGGCAGCGAGCGCGAGCTGGCGCCGTACCCGTACCTGCTCGTGGTCGTCGACGAGCTCGCCGACCTCATGATGGTGGCGCCCCGGGACGTCGAGGACGCGATCGTGAGGATCACGCAGCTCGCCCGCGCCGCCGGGATCCACCTGGTGCTCGCGACCCAGCGTCCCAGCGTCGACGTGGTCACCGGTCTGATCAAGGCCAACGTTCCGAGCCGGCTGGCGTTCGCGACGTCGTCGCTGGCCGACAGCCGCGTGATCCTGGACCAGCCCGGCGCCGAGAAGCTGGTCGGGGGCGGCGACGGGCTGTTCCTGCCGATGGGCGCCAACAAGTCGCTGCGGATGCAGGGCGCGTGGATCACCGAGAACGAGATCCACGACGTGGTCGCGCACTGCAAGGACCAGCTGAAACCGATCTACCGCGACGACGTCACTGCACCGCAGACGCAGAAGCGGGAGCTCGACGACGAGATCGGCGACGACCTGGACCTCGTGCTCCAGGCGGTCGAGCTCGTCGTCAACACGCAGTTCGGCTCGACCTCGATGCTGCAGCGCAAGCTGCGGGTGGGGTTCGCGAAGGCCGGACGGCTGATGGACATCCTGGAGTCCCGAGGGGTGGTCGGCCCGAGCGAGGGGTCGAAGGCCCGGGACGTGCTGATCAAGCCGGACGACCTCGACGAGGTCCTGGCGACCCTGCGAGGGGAGTGA
- the nirB gene encoding nitrite reductase large subunit NirB has translation MDESTQISETTEAVRDRRRLAVIGAGMVAHRLVEALVERGATDAWTIDVFGEESRPPYDRVALTSFFSDRDPDELLLGEPSLWQTPGVRLHRGVKAHEIDREARTVRARGRDYRYDALVLATGSYAVVPPVEGSETPGCFVYRTVDDVAELRQWVNDAADRLGRPVRGAVVGGGLLGLEAAGALQALGASSTVIEFAPWLMPMQVDEAGGRTLRRIIEGLGVQVRTATATSRVRAGRDGRVSRMDFADGGGHLDVDVVVFATGVRPRDELARAAGLSVGERGGVTCDEACRTDDEAIYAIGEVAHVAGRTWGLVGPGYTMAEVVADRLLGGDAAFTGADMSTKLKLLGVDVASFGDAFAATDGSLEVVYADPVGGVYKKLVMSDDASTLLGGMLVGDAQAYASLRPLVGSELGADPTAWLVPDGVTPVSGGALPDDANVCSCNNVSAGEIRGAVRGDGCEACHDIGAVKGCTKAGTSCGSCLPLVKRLLDDELTAAGIETSNALCEHFAMSRAQLFDIVRVTGIRTFSELVDQHGTGRGCDICRPVVASILASLGAGHVLDGEAASLQDTNDHVMANMQKDGTYSVVPRIPGGEVTPAGLIAIGQVAEEFGLYTKITGGQRIDLFGARIEQLPAIWQRLVDAGFESGHAYGKALRTVKSCVGSTWCRYGVQDSVALAIALELRYRGLRSPHKIKLGVSGCARECAEARGKDVGVIATDAGWNLYVGGNGGFTPKHARLFAEDLTTEQLVRAIDRFLMYYVRTADRLQRTAAWLDVVEGGMDHVRSVVLDDSLGIADDLDAAMAAHVDGYSDEWADTLADPEKLRKFASFVNSPDTPDPDLAYVPERGQRRPATADERATLIAGTTLEVRA, from the coding sequence ATGGACGAGAGCACGCAGATCTCCGAGACCACCGAGGCGGTCCGCGACCGCCGGCGCCTCGCCGTGATCGGCGCCGGCATGGTCGCCCACCGCCTCGTGGAGGCCCTGGTCGAGCGCGGCGCGACGGACGCGTGGACGATCGACGTCTTCGGCGAGGAGAGCCGACCGCCGTACGACCGGGTGGCGCTCACCTCGTTCTTCTCCGACCGCGATCCTGACGAGCTGCTGCTCGGCGAGCCGTCGCTGTGGCAGACCCCCGGCGTACGGCTCCACCGCGGCGTCAAGGCCCACGAGATCGACCGGGAGGCGCGGACGGTCCGGGCCCGCGGTCGCGACTACCGCTACGACGCGCTCGTGCTGGCCACCGGGTCGTACGCGGTGGTGCCGCCGGTCGAGGGCTCGGAGACTCCGGGTTGCTTCGTCTACCGCACCGTCGACGACGTCGCGGAGCTGCGGCAGTGGGTCAACGACGCCGCCGACCGCCTCGGCCGCCCGGTTCGCGGCGCCGTGGTCGGCGGCGGGCTGCTCGGCCTGGAGGCGGCGGGTGCGCTCCAGGCGCTCGGCGCCTCCTCGACGGTGATCGAGTTCGCGCCGTGGCTGATGCCGATGCAGGTCGACGAGGCCGGCGGCCGGACGCTGCGCCGGATCATCGAGGGTCTGGGCGTGCAGGTCCGCACCGCGACCGCGACCTCGCGGGTCCGCGCCGGGCGCGACGGCCGGGTGAGCCGGATGGACTTCGCCGACGGCGGCGGCCACCTGGACGTCGACGTGGTCGTGTTCGCGACCGGTGTCCGGCCGCGCGACGAGCTGGCCCGCGCGGCCGGGCTGTCGGTCGGCGAGCGCGGTGGCGTCACCTGCGACGAGGCGTGCCGGACCGACGACGAGGCGATCTACGCGATCGGCGAGGTCGCGCACGTCGCCGGCCGCACGTGGGGGCTGGTCGGTCCGGGCTACACGATGGCCGAGGTGGTCGCGGACCGGCTGCTCGGCGGGGACGCCGCGTTCACCGGCGCGGACATGTCGACCAAGCTCAAGCTGCTCGGCGTGGACGTGGCGAGCTTCGGCGACGCGTTCGCCGCGACCGACGGCAGCCTCGAGGTGGTCTACGCCGACCCGGTCGGCGGGGTCTACAAGAAGCTCGTGATGAGCGACGACGCCTCCACGCTGCTCGGCGGCATGCTGGTCGGCGACGCCCAGGCGTACGCGTCGCTGCGGCCGCTGGTCGGCAGCGAGCTCGGCGCCGACCCGACCGCGTGGCTGGTCCCCGACGGCGTCACCCCGGTCAGCGGGGGAGCGCTGCCCGACGACGCGAACGTCTGCTCCTGCAACAACGTCAGCGCCGGCGAGATCCGCGGGGCGGTGCGCGGCGACGGCTGCGAGGCCTGCCACGACATCGGTGCGGTCAAGGGCTGCACGAAGGCCGGGACGAGCTGCGGCTCGTGCCTCCCGCTGGTCAAGCGGCTCCTCGACGACGAGCTGACCGCGGCTGGGATCGAGACCAGCAACGCGCTGTGCGAGCACTTCGCGATGAGCCGCGCGCAGCTGTTCGACATCGTGCGCGTGACCGGGATCCGCACCTTCTCCGAGCTCGTCGACCAGCACGGGACGGGCCGCGGCTGCGACATCTGCCGTCCGGTGGTGGCGTCGATCCTCGCGTCCCTCGGTGCGGGGCACGTGCTCGACGGCGAGGCCGCGTCGCTGCAGGACACGAACGACCACGTCATGGCCAACATGCAGAAGGACGGCACGTACTCCGTGGTGCCGCGGATCCCCGGCGGCGAGGTGACGCCCGCCGGACTGATCGCGATCGGGCAGGTCGCCGAGGAGTTCGGGCTCTACACGAAGATCACCGGCGGTCAGCGGATCGACCTGTTCGGCGCTCGGATCGAGCAGCTGCCGGCGATCTGGCAGCGGCTGGTCGACGCCGGGTTCGAGTCCGGCCACGCGTACGGCAAGGCGCTGCGGACGGTGAAGTCGTGCGTGGGGTCGACCTGGTGCCGCTACGGCGTGCAGGACTCCGTCGCGCTCGCGATCGCGCTGGAGCTGCGCTACCGCGGGCTGCGCTCCCCGCACAAGATCAAGCTCGGCGTCTCCGGCTGCGCTCGCGAGTGCGCGGAGGCACGTGGCAAGGACGTGGGCGTGATCGCGACCGACGCGGGCTGGAACCTCTACGTCGGCGGCAACGGCGGCTTCACCCCGAAGCACGCCCGGCTGTTCGCCGAGGACCTGACGACCGAGCAGCTCGTGAGGGCGATCGACCGGTTCCTGATGTACTACGTGCGCACCGCCGACCGGCTCCAGCGCACCGCCGCCTGGCTCGACGTCGTCGAGGGCGGGATGGATCACGTACGATCGGTGGTGCTCGACGACAGTCTCGGGATCGCCGACGATCTCGACGCGGCGATGGCGGCGCACGTCGACGGGTACTCCGACGAGTGGGCCGACACCCTCGCGGATCCCGAGAAGCTGCGGAAGTTCGCCAGCTTCGTGAACAGCCCCGACACCCCGGACCCGGATCTCGCGTACGTCCCGGAGCGCGGTCAGCGACGACCCGCCACCGCAGACGAGCGCGCGACCCTGATCGCCGGGACCACGCTGGAGGTTCGCGCATGA
- the pgsA gene encoding CDP-diacylglycerol--glycerol-3-phosphate 3-phosphatidyltransferase produces MDPTTPAASQAPSNYNIANALTVLRICFVPVFGWLLLTEGGESTGYRLGAFVVFVVAMATDRIDGNLARSRGLITDFGKIADPIADKALTGMAFVGLSIIDALPWWVTIVVLAREWGITAMRFAVIRYGVMPASRGGKIKTVLQSVALSMYVFPIEALLPDWMLWIAYLTMAAAVVVTLVTGFDYVAQAVRMVRDSRDAPTTGTSGSSGDRTG; encoded by the coding sequence ATGGACCCGACGACGCCCGCGGCATCGCAGGCGCCGAGCAACTACAACATCGCGAACGCGCTGACGGTCCTGCGGATCTGCTTCGTCCCGGTGTTCGGCTGGTTGCTGCTGACCGAGGGCGGGGAGAGCACCGGCTATCGGCTGGGCGCGTTCGTCGTGTTCGTGGTCGCGATGGCGACCGACCGGATCGACGGCAACCTCGCGCGCAGCCGCGGCCTGATCACCGACTTCGGCAAGATCGCGGACCCGATCGCGGACAAGGCGCTGACCGGGATGGCATTCGTCGGTCTCTCGATCATCGACGCGCTGCCGTGGTGGGTGACGATCGTGGTGCTCGCCCGTGAGTGGGGGATCACGGCGATGCGCTTCGCGGTGATCCGCTACGGCGTGATGCCGGCGTCGCGGGGCGGCAAGATCAAGACGGTGCTCCAGTCGGTGGCGCTGTCGATGTACGTGTTCCCGATCGAGGCGCTCCTGCCCGACTGGATGCTCTGGATCGCCTACCTCACGATGGCGGCTGCGGTGGTGGTCACCCTCGTGACCGGGTTCGACTACGTGGCGCAGGCCGTCCGGATGGTCCGCGACTCGCGTGACGCGCCCACGACCGGGACGTCCGGTTCGAGCGGCGACCGTACGGGATGA
- a CDS encoding uroporphyrinogen-III synthase has product MTSLGPVLAGCAVLVTAQRRADDLALALGRRGASVAVASALGVESHIDEEVLMERTRALISTGADVVVVTTGIGFRSWLDTAEASGIGDELVAALESTRLVARGPKARGALQAAGLTPDWVAESETSAEIAEFLVTEGVDGLRIAVQHHGAGDDGLESRLRAAGADPYGLVVYRWGPPPDPEAVRESVRDTAAGCYDAVAFTSAPASAAWVSTARDEGVLEAIRGLEKDGALTLAAVGPVTADPLRSIGFDPLIPDRGRLGSLVRAMIMHLGDEHEEIATEAGALRLRARCATLDHEVLSISPNGLAVLRAMAKVPGAVVSREALLRVLPGCSSDPHTAEVAVARLRDALAGRPLVQTVVKRGYRLRLA; this is encoded by the coding sequence ATGACGTCGCTCGGCCCCGTCCTCGCCGGCTGCGCCGTCCTGGTGACCGCGCAGCGCCGTGCGGACGACCTCGCGCTCGCCCTCGGGCGTCGCGGGGCGTCGGTCGCGGTCGCGTCCGCGCTCGGGGTCGAGTCGCACATCGACGAGGAGGTGCTGATGGAGCGCACCCGCGCGCTGATCAGCACCGGGGCCGACGTGGTCGTCGTGACCACCGGCATCGGCTTCCGGTCGTGGCTCGACACGGCGGAGGCCTCGGGGATCGGTGACGAGCTCGTCGCCGCGCTGGAGAGCACCCGGCTGGTCGCGCGCGGCCCGAAGGCCCGCGGCGCGCTCCAGGCGGCCGGCCTGACCCCGGACTGGGTGGCGGAGTCGGAGACGTCGGCGGAGATCGCGGAGTTCCTCGTCACCGAGGGCGTCGACGGCCTGCGGATCGCGGTCCAGCACCACGGCGCCGGCGACGACGGGCTCGAGTCGCGGCTGCGCGCCGCCGGCGCCGACCCGTACGGCCTGGTCGTCTACCGCTGGGGCCCGCCGCCGGATCCCGAGGCGGTGCGCGAGTCCGTGCGCGACACCGCGGCGGGGTGCTACGACGCGGTCGCGTTCACCTCCGCCCCGGCGTCGGCCGCGTGGGTGTCGACCGCGCGCGACGAGGGGGTCCTCGAGGCGATCCGCGGGCTCGAGAAGGACGGCGCGCTCACCCTCGCGGCGGTCGGGCCGGTGACGGCCGACCCGCTGCGCTCGATCGGCTTCGACCCGCTGATCCCCGACCGGGGGCGGCTGGGGTCGCTGGTCCGCGCCATGATCATGCACCTCGGCGACGAGCACGAGGAGATCGCGACCGAGGCGGGCGCGCTGCGGCTGCGGGCCCGGTGCGCGACGCTCGACCACGAGGTGCTCTCGATCTCCCCGAACGGGCTCGCGGTGCTGCGGGCCATGGCGAAGGTGCCCGGGGCCGTGGTGTCGCGGGAGGCGCTGCTCCGGGTCCTGCCCGGGTGCTCCTCGGACCCGCACACGGCCGAGGTGGCCGTGGCCCGGCTGCGCGACGCGCTGGCCGGTCGACCGTTGGTGCAGACGGTGGTCAAGCGTGGCTACCGCCTGCGCCTGGCATGA
- a CDS encoding helix-turn-helix domain-containing protein, which produces MSRRPEKTTTVEQDPVTSGADEATSDVRVAHDEVLEVRRSTGVFALVALASAALAVAYTVRAFESPALLLVVVTMAAIAAVAARGWVDSRSPLLVADGLGIRVRHGRSWRGLPWEQVDHVVLVPSRGVLRDGALEVVGDDGSVSVVPLGLAVRASREDTAAVLATLSGDPDLVVVPEPPVVEAPAADAAGAGAVDSDPETGELPADIVGDASPTGAAKSEDGAKPEDGTKPEDGAKPEAGLKPEDGGKPTDGAKPTGGGAPSGGAGTTSAPAPELVEAAEPQDVSVSAPALAAGPSRVDVHRSQGSTALAANPDVRTVTALRAVGGRPELVLEKVEPRTWPSSALGPGKVGSSVEAGEPVGDTATEDDADVMRDQPAPEGAGSEAATDDVVTADAATGDTVTDDAVARPSRTVWGRRRSAPEPEPEPGPSLGALLRAAREDAGLSVAALAERTQVREHVIESLEDDDPGPCGGDFYARGHVRTLASALRTDPAPLVEAFDTQHASDPVPARLVFEAERRSGTGAIRPARGGRSWMAIVAAVLVLAIVWGIGRVVTDGGGSAGPADLDSAPAAPVEGSKPKSMAPLAGPTTNHLVLRGKDGQPTRVKVRDSDGATVWSGRLARGDRQRVDVVGKARVTAARGDAVTVTVDGRKTRKIGPDDAKATREVGIA; this is translated from the coding sequence ATGAGTCGTCGCCCGGAGAAAACCACGACCGTGGAGCAGGACCCGGTCACGTCGGGCGCCGACGAGGCCACGTCCGACGTGCGGGTCGCGCACGACGAGGTGCTCGAGGTCCGCCGCAGCACCGGCGTGTTCGCGCTGGTGGCGCTGGCGTCGGCCGCGCTGGCCGTCGCGTACACGGTGCGCGCGTTCGAGTCGCCTGCGCTGCTGCTCGTCGTCGTCACGATGGCCGCGATCGCTGCCGTCGCGGCGCGGGGCTGGGTGGACTCGCGCAGCCCGCTGCTGGTGGCCGACGGGCTCGGGATCCGGGTCCGGCACGGCCGCTCGTGGCGCGGTCTGCCCTGGGAGCAGGTCGATCACGTCGTGCTCGTCCCGTCGCGTGGTGTGCTGCGTGACGGTGCGCTCGAGGTCGTCGGCGACGACGGCTCGGTGTCCGTGGTCCCGCTCGGGCTCGCCGTGCGTGCGAGCCGCGAGGACACCGCTGCTGTGCTCGCGACCCTGAGCGGTGATCCCGACCTCGTCGTCGTCCCGGAGCCGCCGGTGGTGGAGGCGCCGGCCGCCGATGCTGCCGGCGCAGGCGCGGTCGACTCGGACCCGGAGACCGGTGAGCTGCCCGCCGACATCGTCGGCGACGCTTCGCCGACGGGTGCCGCAAAGTCGGAGGACGGCGCGAAGCCGGAGGACGGCACGAAGCCGGAGGACGGCGCGAAGCCGGAGGCTGGCCTGAAGCCGGAGGATGGCGGGAAGCCGACTGATGGCGCGAAGCCGACAGGCGGAGGGGCGCCGTCGGGTGGCGCGGGAACGACATCTGCGCCAGCACCCGAGCTCGTGGAAGCCGCCGAGCCGCAGGACGTCTCGGTGAGCGCGCCGGCCCTCGCGGCCGGACCGAGCCGCGTCGACGTCCACCGCAGCCAGGGATCGACGGCGCTCGCCGCGAACCCAGACGTACGAACGGTGACCGCGCTGCGTGCGGTCGGAGGACGACCCGAGCTCGTCCTCGAGAAGGTGGAGCCGCGGACGTGGCCGAGCAGCGCCCTCGGTCCCGGGAAGGTCGGATCGTCCGTCGAGGCCGGCGAGCCCGTCGGCGACACGGCGACCGAGGACGACGCTGACGTGATGCGTGATCAGCCGGCGCCCGAGGGCGCGGGGTCCGAGGCAGCCACCGACGACGTGGTGACGGCCGACGCGGCGACCGGCGACACGGTGACGGACGACGCGGTCGCGCGTCCCAGCCGTACGGTCTGGGGCCGGCGGCGCAGCGCACCCGAGCCCGAGCCGGAGCCCGGCCCGTCCCTCGGCGCGCTCCTGCGGGCCGCGCGCGAGGACGCCGGTCTGTCCGTGGCCGCGCTGGCGGAGCGGACCCAGGTCCGCGAGCACGTGATCGAGTCGCTGGAGGACGACGACCCGGGTCCGTGCGGCGGCGACTTCTACGCGCGCGGACACGTACGGACGCTCGCGTCGGCTCTGCGGACCGACCCTGCTCCGCTCGTCGAGGCGTTCGACACCCAGCACGCCTCGGACCCGGTGCCGGCGCGCCTGGTCTTCGAGGCCGAGCGGCGCAGCGGGACCGGTGCGATCCGCCCGGCCCGCGGCGGCCGGAGCTGGATGGCGATCGTCGCCGCGGTCCTGGTGCTGGCGATCGTGTGGGGGATCGGTCGCGTCGTCACCGACGGCGGCGGGTCCGCAGGTCCGGCGGACCTCGACAGCGCTCCGGCCGCGCCCGTCGAGGGCAGCAAGCCGAAGTCGATGGCGCCTCTGGCGGGTCCCACGACGAACCACCTCGTGCTCCGGGGCAAGGACGGGCAGCCCACCCGCGTCAAGGTGCGCGACAGCGACGGCGCGACCGTCTGGAGCGGGCGTCTGGCACGCGGCGACCGTCAGCGCGTCGACGTGGTCGGCAAGGCGCGGGTGACCGCCGCGCGCGGTGATGCGGTCACGGTCACCGTCGACGGGCGGAAGACCCGCAAGATCGGGCCGGACGACGCGAAGGCGACCCGCGAGGTCGGCATCGCCTGA
- the nirD gene encoding nitrite reductase small subunit NirD, which produces MTTPSTSTATRSAGSAPTTWVRVCALDDLVPDRGAAALVGDQQVALFRLSGDDVPVRAVGHRDPYAGSNVMARGLVGSVGDVAVVASPLLKQRFRLDDGRAVEEPEVGLGSWPVRVVDGIVEVGATPVVRPAAPGTSADADEASADADADADADAATADPVLAAP; this is translated from the coding sequence ATGACCACTCCGAGCACGAGCACCGCGACCCGTTCCGCCGGCTCCGCGCCCACCACCTGGGTACGCGTCTGCGCGCTCGACGACCTGGTTCCCGACCGCGGTGCGGCCGCGCTCGTCGGCGACCAGCAGGTCGCGCTGTTCCGGCTGTCCGGCGACGACGTGCCGGTCCGCGCCGTGGGCCACCGCGACCCCTACGCCGGCTCGAACGTGATGGCGCGCGGCCTGGTCGGCAGCGTCGGGGACGTGGCCGTGGTGGCGTCGCCGCTGCTCAAGCAGCGCTTCCGGCTCGACGACGGACGTGCCGTGGAGGAGCCGGAGGTCGGTCTCGGCTCCTGGCCGGTCCGGGTCGTCGACGGGATCGTCGAGGTCGGCGCGACCCCGGTCGTACGGCCGGCCGCGCCCGGTACGAGCGCCGACGCCGATGAGGCTTCCGCCGACGCCGACGCCGACGCCGACGCCGACGCGGCGACCGCGGACCCGGTCCTGGCGGCGCCATGA
- a CDS encoding sirohydrochlorin chelatase, protein MTTLIACSHGTRSDAGQAAIRGLVAAVRHRLAPVDVAETFVDVQQPQVAEVVAATDGPAVVVPLLLSAGFHVHVDIAEAVAGREDVVVAPPLGPSPVLTEVLADRLVQAGLRDDDRVVLAASGSSDAGALRDTDSARNRLAALLGRPVGLGHVGGPGRPIDRVVSDLRASDPARRVVIASYLLAPGWFRDRLDETGADLVSAPLLGVEPPDPRLVSLVVDRFRTAENDRRVVA, encoded by the coding sequence ATGACCACGCTCATCGCCTGCTCCCACGGGACCCGCAGCGACGCGGGCCAGGCTGCGATCCGCGGACTCGTCGCGGCGGTACGCCACCGGCTGGCGCCGGTCGACGTCGCCGAGACCTTCGTCGACGTCCAGCAACCGCAGGTGGCCGAGGTGGTCGCCGCCACGGACGGTCCGGCCGTCGTGGTCCCGCTGCTGCTGTCGGCCGGGTTCCACGTGCACGTCGACATCGCCGAGGCGGTCGCGGGCCGCGAGGACGTGGTGGTCGCGCCTCCGCTCGGGCCCTCGCCGGTGCTCACCGAGGTGCTCGCCGACCGTCTGGTGCAGGCCGGGTTGCGCGACGACGACCGGGTCGTGCTGGCCGCGTCGGGGTCGTCCGACGCCGGCGCGCTGCGCGACACCGACTCCGCCCGCAACCGGCTGGCGGCGCTGCTCGGGCGACCGGTCGGGCTCGGCCACGTCGGCGGCCCGGGCCGTCCGATCGATCGGGTCGTGTCCGACCTGCGGGCGTCCGACCCGGCGCGCCGGGTGGTGATCGCCTCGTACCTGCTCGCTCCCGGCTGGTTCCGCGACCGGCTCGACGAGACGGGCGCGGACCTGGTCTCGGCGCCGCTGCTCGGGGTCGAGCCGCCGGACCCCCGGCTGGTGTCGCTCGTGGTCGACCGGTTCCGTACGGCCGAGAACGACCGCCGCGTGGTGGCCTGA